DNA from Alnus glutinosa chromosome 2, dhAlnGlut1.1, whole genome shotgun sequence:
ATGTGACGGCGTCGTTTCCTTCGGACCGAGTAAATGAATAAGAATAAAGATGACGCATTGAGGTTAAATTTGGAAATGAGTACTCTCAAATTTGGctctgtttccttttctttttttctattttagctctATCTGCCCAATCCCAAGAATCCCAAGAAACGTGGTGAAGGCCCGGATGTGATATTTTGTCATCTTAAGACAcaatttttgattattttgttcACGTGGTAAGGTGATCCCTTAgctagttttagtgttttttttttttttttttaagtagtaaTAAACGTTACTACGTGAGCAGAGGTGGTTAAAAGTTGTATCTTGAGGTAGCAATATATCATATCTCAATGGCTAATAATGTCTTTTCACATGTCTATTAAATGTCGCACGCAATATTTATTTGCTAGattattcattatttatttgctttttgGGCATCCTTGCAAGTCTCACACGTCCATTTCTTTCCACAGATTCATCCTTTCCTGATGTTGGTAGGATTAATTATCATTGGGGGTGAAGGTAATTAATTTATATGACATCTTTAAAATGGAGGTTAATTACGTACTTTTCTTGAATAATGTTAGagattatctttttatttttattcttttaaagtgGACGGGACTCTtataatcattattgaattaaaattcaataataattcattataaattcaatggtgatcattttaaaagttacatcaatattgaaaggataaaaagattgttcctagcattattcttttatCTCGGTTACTGCTGCATAATATACAGTGGAtattaatttttcctaaaaaaaataaaaataaaaatgcagcAATTGTTAGCTATAAATCACTTCCTTTGAGGAAAGATGTGAAGAAGTTGATACATCTCGTGCTCCATGCTATTGCTCTGATACTTGGTATCGTGGGAATTTGTGCTGCATTCAAATACCATAATGAGAGCGCAATTGCTAATCTCTACAGCTTGCATTCCTGGCTTGGAATTGGGATTATTGTCCTCTATGGCATTCAGGTAATAaacaaacaatttatttatttaatttttcataatattatttatttgagttttcttcttaaaaaaagatGGCCTAaaatcataagaaaataattatatgCAGTGGATATATGGGTTCGTGATCTTCTTCTACCCTGGAGCGCCGATTGGGCTTAGGACCGTGTCTCTTCCTTGGCACGTGGTATTTGGGATTCTTGTTTACGTGTTGGCTGTCGGCAACGCTGCATTAGGGTTCTTAGAGAAGCTTACTTTCCTGGAAAATTCAGGGCTCGCTAAGTATGGCTCCGAGGCCTTCCTTGTCAACTTCACTGCCGTTATTACAGTGCTATTTGGAGCCTTTGTTGTATTATCTGTTCTTTCTCATGCTCCggtagaagaagaagaccagGGCTATTCCCCTATAACAGTCTAAGATGTTGTTTAATATTTGATGGATTATATTGTATGGAACAAGGATATATGTTTTACTATCTCTATTTTCTGGATATAAATTGTGTCTTGTTTCTTATATGTTGTAATTTTGAGTTTGTTCTCCATTTACTCGCTTTTTTTATGCTCAGTTTGTTTTGACGGAAaactttttttggaaaaagttttTCATATTCTTCAGTGTTTATTATGATCGAAACTCTTGggaaaatcaaaaacattttcagcTAACTACGAAAACCTTAGCTTCTTTAAGTTGATCAGTAAaatggttttcattttttattttcgtaaactattttttcagtttgaactttttcatttttgcacGCACTCTATCGCAGTTTATTCTCCACCATCATTGAATTTTGCCGAAATTCACCCGCTGGCTCACTGGCCATCGTTCAATGTCGTTGATTTTTTGTacaaaccaaacaccaaaaaaaatatttagctaaaccaattttttttaaaaataatttcgttgaaagatttttttagtaattctTGCAACTGATCGATGATCAAAAGGTTCGGATGGTATCACAAATAAGAGAactattttccagaaaataaaagaaaatgaagaaacctATGGCTATAAATGAGTCAAGCTTGAGCGAATAGTGCTTGCTTTAACTTggtttgtttaaattttgggagagctcgagctcgagtttGCATGTTAGCCGATCTTgagtattattattaaattttataattttagttcaaaataaaaaattcaaatc
Protein-coding regions in this window:
- the LOC133861747 gene encoding transmembrane ascorbate ferrireductase 1, with translation MALGVPAVPFTFVVHALGFSGLVLVLVWTIDFRGGFAWKSTNKSLIFNIHPFLMLVGLIIIGGEAIVSYKSLPLRKDVKKLIHLVLHAIALILGIVGICAAFKYHNESAIANLYSLHSWLGIGIIVLYGIQWIYGFVIFFYPGAPIGLRTVSLPWHVVFGILVYVLAVGNAALGFLEKLTFLENSGLAKYGSEAFLVNFTAVITVLFGAFVVLSVLSHAPVEEEDQGYSPITV